The following proteins come from a genomic window of Campylobacter concisus:
- a CDS encoding beta-ketoacyl synthase N-terminal-like domain-containing protein — MLIYVSKPAIISAAGSSSNENLSSLLSGKRFLSLSSEFHPENKFLVAKFDKALPEFAKNTKEHFKTRTNALLLNTLLELDDEIKKAIKKFGKSRVGVILGTTTSGIEENFETFKEYIRTEIFDKSKFGIDRNCLANVSEFVSEFYGLEGPSFCVSTACTSGVKAIIEAQRLIKSDICDAVICGGVDSLNTLTINGFNSLSILSQKPSQPFSKNREGINIGEGAGLFLLSRDEISNVVVVGSASNCDAFHMTQPDFNAKMAICCIEEALKKAGIDGVDYVNLHGTGTQANDKMEAKAVNLTLGFAYASSLKPQIGHTLGAAGAIESAICVMLCMGENSLLPPHVYDGVYDESLEAINLVKSGTKFDVKAAMSLSFAFGGDNAAIIFKRVR; from the coding sequence GTGTTGATCTACGTTAGCAAACCAGCCATTATCAGTGCCGCAGGGAGCAGCAGTAATGAGAATTTGAGCTCGCTTTTAAGTGGAAAGAGATTTCTAAGCCTTAGCAGTGAGTTTCATCCTGAGAATAAATTTTTAGTTGCAAAATTTGATAAGGCACTGCCAGAGTTTGCCAAGAACACAAAAGAACACTTCAAAACAAGAACCAATGCTTTGCTTTTAAATACGCTTCTTGAGCTTGACGATGAGATAAAAAAGGCTATCAAGAAATTTGGTAAGAGCCGTGTAGGTGTTATTTTGGGCACTACAACGAGTGGAATTGAAGAAAATTTTGAAACTTTTAAAGAGTATATAAGAACTGAAATTTTTGATAAAAGTAAGTTTGGTATAGACAGAAACTGTCTTGCAAATGTGAGCGAATTTGTGAGCGAATTTTATGGATTAGAAGGTCCAAGTTTTTGTGTTTCAACTGCCTGTACTTCTGGTGTTAAGGCGATTATTGAGGCACAAAGACTAATAAAAAGCGATATTTGCGATGCGGTTATATGCGGCGGCGTCGATAGTTTAAACACATTAACCATAAATGGCTTTAACTCACTTAGCATTTTAAGTCAAAAACCAAGCCAACCCTTTTCTAAAAATAGAGAGGGTATAAACATAGGCGAGGGAGCTGGGCTGTTTTTGCTGAGCCGTGATGAAATTTCAAACGTCGTCGTAGTAGGCTCGGCCTCAAACTGTGACGCTTTTCATATGACTCAGCCTGATTTTAATGCCAAAATGGCAATTTGTTGTATAGAAGAAGCTTTAAAAAAAGCTGGCATAGACGGCGTGGACTATGTAAATTTGCATGGTACCGGCACGCAAGCAAATGACAAAATGGAGGCAAAAGCTGTAAATTTAACGCTTGGCTTTGCATATGCTAGCTCGTTAAAGCCACAGATCGGTCATACGCTTGGGGCTGCTGGAGCCATCGAGAGCGCCATTTGCGTTATGCTTTGCATGGGGGAAAATAGCCTCTTGCCACCACACGTTTATGACGGAGTGTATGACGAGAGTTTGGAAGCTATAAATTTGGTAAAAAGTGGCACGAAATTTGATGTTAAGGCGGCGATGTCACTATCTTTTGCATTTGGCGGAGATAACGCCGCAATAATTTTTAAAAGAGTGAGATGA
- a CDS encoding LemA family protein → MKNLIAVIIVIAALAFGAFKYINSFVALDENVNAKWSQVLNQYKRRAELVPNLVETVKGYAAHEQKIFEDVANARSKSMQVSVDASGLSDEAKMKEFMTAQSSFGLALGRLMAVSENYPELKANQNFLSLQSQLEGTQNRISVAMHDYIEAVKEYNVALRSFPNKFIASAFYPELKPKQNLEISNEEKINPKVSFEK, encoded by the coding sequence ATGAAAAATTTAATAGCCGTTATTATAGTTATCGCTGCACTTGCTTTTGGTGCTTTTAAGTATATAAATTCATTTGTTGCACTTGATGAAAATGTAAATGCAAAGTGGTCGCAGGTGTTAAATCAATATAAAAGAAGGGCTGAGCTTGTGCCAAATTTGGTTGAAACTGTAAAAGGCTACGCAGCTCATGAGCAAAAAATTTTTGAAGATGTGGCAAATGCTAGAAGTAAGAGCATGCAAGTAAGCGTTGATGCAAGTGGTCTTAGTGATGAAGCTAAGATGAAAGAATTTATGACAGCACAAAGCTCATTTGGTTTGGCACTTGGTAGGCTTATGGCAGTTAGTGAGAACTATCCGGAGCTAAAAGCAAATCAAAATTTCTTATCTCTTCAGAGTCAGCTTGAAGGTACGCAAAACCGCATAAGCGTAGCAATGCATGATTATATCGAAGCTGTAAAAGAGTATAACGTAGCCCTTAGAAGCTTTCCAAATAAATTTATAGCAAGTGCTTTTTATCCTGAGCTAAAGCCAAAACAAAATCTTGAAATAAGTAACGAAGAGAAGATAAATCCAAAAGTTTCATTTGAGAAATGA
- a CDS encoding 4'-phosphopantetheinyl transferase family protein, producing the protein MPIKRGEIHLFINFCGEKFSPKMLDKKDRRRVKKYPNLIKQNSFKISRYLKFKAKMRGKICLSHKENIAVLAISKEKIGVDVEELKQRNFDAVASFCFTKDESKILANARDKTQKFYEIYTAKEAILKLKNLSFSDLGTTSYDEMAKKYLIINNSFIICLAFKQCKDIIIKLL; encoded by the coding sequence ATGCCTATAAAAAGGGGTGAAATTCATCTTTTTATTAACTTTTGCGGTGAGAAATTTAGCCCAAAAATGCTAGATAAAAAAGATCGCAGAAGAGTAAAAAAATATCCAAATTTAATAAAACAAAACTCATTTAAAATATCTCGCTACTTAAAATTTAAAGCAAAGATGCGAGGTAAAATCTGTCTTTCTCATAAAGAAAATATCGCAGTTTTAGCCATTTCAAAAGAAAAGATCGGAGTCGATGTAGAAGAGCTAAAGCAGAGAAATTTTGACGCAGTAGCTAGCTTTTGCTTTACAAAAGATGAGAGCAAAATTTTGGCAAATGCAAGAGATAAAACGCAAAAATTTTATGAAATTTATACTGCAAAAGAGGCGATTTTAAAGCTTAAAAATTTATCGTTTAGCGATCTTGGTACTACCAGCTACGATGAAATGGCAAAAAAATACTTAATTATTAATAATTCATTTATTATTTGCCTTGCATTTAAGCAATGCAAAGATATAATTATTAAACTTTTGTAA
- a CDS encoding thioester dehydrase: MMISDYLPHSSAITLIDEILEFTPCESIKVRSVINEQTPFLEDGKFYMQKAIEMMAQSLGIYDSKMRELRGEKAIFGFLLGSRKFEIFRPYFKVGDEIVIVSNCSIQDESGFGVYDSELFVNGELGARAVLNVMSPDEEFVKKALSE, translated from the coding sequence ATGATGATAAGTGATTATTTGCCACACAGTAGCGCCATAACCCTGATCGATGAAATTTTAGAATTTACGCCTTGTGAGAGCATCAAAGTAAGAAGCGTGATAAATGAGCAAACTCCATTTTTAGAAGATGGGAAATTTTACATGCAAAAGGCGATTGAGATGATGGCTCAAAGCCTTGGTATTTATGACTCAAAGATGCGTGAGTTAAGGGGTGAGAAGGCGATATTTGGCTTTTTGCTAGGCAGTAGAAAATTTGAAATTTTTAGGCCGTACTTTAAAGTGGGCGATGAGATAGTGATCGTCTCAAATTGCTCGATCCAAGATGAGAGTGGATTTGGAGTGTATGACAGCGAGCTTTTTGTAAACGGCGAGCTTGGCGCAAGGGCGGTTTTAAACGTGATGAGCCCTGATGAAGAATTTGTAAAAAAGGCACTTAGTGAGTAA
- a CDS encoding beta-ketoacyl synthase chain length factor, which translates to MKFQVDFFDAIAYGDVGEDLARYKKEFDLAKIPPIQRRRLSSAAKCAFSLLGGFDELDMPVIFSSYEGEINRCFELETTLAKAEPVSPTSFSLSVHNAISSLLSIEAKNHNEILAISSFSPVEDALQAAFLRLNDGYEKVLILAYHESIKQSYFDEKKPSFMLALVVSRAKNDKVLTLKRAKKEKEICENLLQNFIVNFDPKISKSWQSCSYSSSWNFSYEP; encoded by the coding sequence ATGAAATTTCAGGTAGATTTTTTTGATGCGATAGCTTATGGCGATGTCGGCGAGGATCTAGCTAGATATAAAAAAGAATTTGATCTAGCAAAGATCCCACCGATTCAAAGAAGAAGATTGAGTAGTGCTGCAAAGTGCGCTTTTAGCTTGCTTGGTGGTTTTGACGAGCTTGATATGCCAGTTATTTTTAGCTCATATGAAGGAGAGATAAATCGCTGCTTTGAGCTAGAGACTACACTGGCAAAAGCCGAGCCAGTTTCGCCCACATCGTTTTCACTTTCTGTGCATAACGCTATCTCGTCGCTTCTTAGCATAGAAGCTAAAAATCACAATGAAATTCTTGCTATATCGTCATTTAGCCCAGTTGAAGATGCCTTGCAAGCGGCATTTTTAAGACTAAATGATGGATATGAAAAGGTGCTAATACTTGCCTATCACGAGTCGATAAAGCAGAGTTATTTTGATGAGAAAAAGCCGTCATTTATGCTAGCTCTTGTTGTCTCAAGGGCAAAAAACGATAAAGTGTTAACTCTAAAAAGAGCTAAAAAAGAAAAAGAAATTTGTGAGAATTTATTACAAAACTTTATTGTAAATTTTGATCCAAAAATATCAAAAAGCTGGCAAAGTTGTAGTTATTCTTCATCTTGGAATTTTAGCTATGAGCCTTAA
- a CDS encoding lysophospholipid acyltransferase family protein has translation MIQKYQKAGKVVVILHLGILAMSLKILRAGFLFSLFAIICISGDLLLVPVVLLGLNKFKFIQNLCRDLVRISWGFFIKVTRICGCLDYKFELSELNGGSNLVIANHPSLLDVVFLVSKFKRINCIVKGELSKNIFLFAAIRACNYIPNTNNEEFLQKSVDVLKSGENLLIFPEGTRTKDEIIFHKAAAYIGVKGAKNIVCIGINMHPRSLRKNEPWYKTPDEKIKYHFKEMKNFDVDMFLKDRPSPVRARALHEEISKIYKEEFGERAS, from the coding sequence TTGATCCAAAAATATCAAAAAGCTGGCAAAGTTGTAGTTATTCTTCATCTTGGAATTTTAGCTATGAGCCTTAAAATTTTAAGAGCTGGATTTTTATTTTCCCTTTTTGCGATCATTTGCATAAGCGGAGATTTACTGCTTGTGCCAGTGGTGCTTTTGGGGCTAAATAAATTTAAATTTATACAAAATTTATGCCGTGATCTAGTTAGAATTTCTTGGGGATTTTTTATAAAAGTTACTAGAATTTGTGGGTGTTTGGACTATAAATTTGAGCTTAGCGAGCTAAATGGCGGATCAAATTTAGTCATAGCAAATCACCCTTCGCTTCTTGATGTGGTCTTTTTAGTTTCAAAATTTAAAAGGATAAACTGCATCGTAAAGGGCGAGCTTAGCAAAAATATATTTTTATTTGCGGCAATTAGAGCGTGCAACTATATACCAAATACAAACAACGAGGAATTTTTACAAAAAAGCGTAGATGTTTTAAAAAGTGGTGAAAATTTATTGATTTTCCCAGAGGGTACACGTACGAAAGATGAAATTATTTTTCATAAGGCAGCAGCTTACATAGGTGTAAAAGGCGCTAAAAATATTGTTTGCATCGGTATCAATATGCACCCAAGAAGCCTTAGAAAAAATGAACCATGGTATAAAACGCCAGATGAAAAGATAAAATATCATTTTAAAGAGATGAAAAATTTTGATGTTGATATGTTTTTAAAGGATAGGCCAAGCCCCGTGAGGGCCAGGGCGCTACACGAAGAGATAAGTAAAATTTATAAGGAGGAATTTGGTGAAAGAGCTAGTTAA
- the fabG gene encoding 3-oxoacyl-ACP reductase FabG: protein MSKRVLITGSSRGIGASIAKRLASEYEVVIHARSKSDDLLKIASELGAKFLTFDVADTSAAKEMIEADMEANGVYYGVVLNAGITRDNTFVGLSDEEWFDVIDVNLNGFYNVLRPALMPMIRARKPARIVTLSSVSGVIGNRGQVNYSASKAGIIGASKALAVELASRGITVNCVAPGLIKTDMSEEILNSDFLDEVLKAIPAKRAGEADEVAGLVKFLLSSDASYITRQVIGVNGGLC from the coding sequence GTGAGTAAGAGAGTATTGATAACTGGATCAAGTAGAGGCATAGGAGCTAGCATCGCTAAACGCCTAGCTAGCGAGTACGAAGTGGTGATTCACGCAAGAAGTAAGAGCGATGATCTTTTAAAGATAGCTAGTGAGCTTGGGGCTAAATTTTTGACATTTGACGTGGCTGATACTTCCGCGGCTAAGGAGATGATAGAGGCTGACATGGAGGCAAATGGCGTCTACTACGGTGTTGTGCTAAACGCTGGTATAACAAGAGATAACACCTTTGTCGGTCTTAGCGATGAAGAGTGGTTTGATGTGATAGATGTAAATTTAAATGGCTTTTACAACGTTCTAAGACCAGCGCTAATGCCCATGATAAGGGCTAGAAAGCCAGCTAGGATAGTGACACTAAGCTCTGTTTCAGGCGTCATTGGCAACAGAGGTCAGGTAAATTACTCAGCTAGCAAAGCTGGCATCATAGGAGCTAGCAAAGCCCTTGCAGTAGAGCTTGCAAGCAGAGGCATAACAGTAAACTGCGTAGCACCAGGGCTTATAAAGACAGATATGAGCGAGGAAATTTTAAATAGCGACTTTTTAGACGAGGTGCTAAAAGCCATACCTGCAAAAAGAGCTGGCGAAGCAGATGAAGTGGCAGGACTTGTTAAATTTCTACTAAGCAGTGATGCTAGCTACATCACAAGGCAGGTTATCGGCGTAAATGGAGGACTTTGCTAA
- a CDS encoding beta-ketoacyl-ACP synthase produces the protein MRVFVTGIGAVSAFGNSWEEMRAKFLEGNNAVRYMSEWESCKDLNTRLAAPILDYKHPQEWDRKQLRSLGKVSCYSVHAAGLALKDAGLLNGEELQAANLDPSVQDGRMGVASGSSTGSTDSILDMAKLVLDMDSSFNANTYIKMMPHTTAANIALFYSLKGRIIPTSSACTSGSHAIGYAYESIKNGSIDMMLAGGAEELCVSEAYVFDKLYATSVKNSTPNLTPTPFEKDRDGLVLGEGAGFLVLESEESVLKRRAKIYAEVVGFGSTCDGTHITRPQSATMKAAMSLALRDANLEPKSVGYVNAHATATKHGDIAESIATNELFGEGIAISSLKSYLGHTLGACGGLEAIASIMMMREELFFPTINLNVIDLECAKLNYLKEPTPIKTDFVMSNNFAFGGVNTSLIFKRVKNIF, from the coding sequence ATGCGTGTATTTGTCACAGGTATCGGCGCAGTCAGTGCTTTTGGCAATAGCTGGGAGGAGATGAGGGCTAAATTTCTTGAGGGTAACAATGCCGTGAGATATATGAGCGAGTGGGAGAGCTGTAAAGATCTAAACACGCGCCTAGCAGCGCCAATACTAGACTACAAACATCCGCAGGAGTGGGACAGAAAACAGCTAAGAAGCCTTGGTAAGGTCTCATGTTATAGCGTGCACGCGGCTGGACTTGCATTGAAAGACGCTGGCTTGTTAAATGGAGAGGAGTTGCAAGCTGCAAATTTAGATCCAAGCGTGCAAGATGGCAGGATGGGTGTAGCAAGTGGCTCAAGTACTGGTAGCACGGATTCCATCCTTGATATGGCAAAGCTAGTTTTGGACATGGATAGCAGCTTTAACGCAAATACCTACATAAAAATGATGCCTCACACCACAGCGGCAAATATTGCACTATTTTATTCGCTAAAAGGCCGTATCATCCCTACATCTTCTGCATGTACGAGTGGCTCGCATGCTATTGGATACGCATATGAGAGCATAAAAAATGGCAGCATAGATATGATGCTAGCAGGCGGTGCTGAGGAGCTTTGTGTGAGTGAGGCCTACGTCTTTGACAAGCTCTACGCTACAAGCGTGAAAAACAGCACGCCAAATTTGACCCCAACTCCGTTTGAAAAAGATAGAGATGGCTTGGTTCTTGGCGAAGGAGCTGGATTTTTAGTGCTTGAAAGCGAAGAGAGCGTTTTAAAAAGAAGGGCTAAAATTTACGCTGAGGTTGTTGGCTTTGGCTCGACATGTGATGGCACGCACATCACAAGACCACAAAGCGCTACGATGAAAGCGGCGATGAGCTTAGCGCTTAGAGACGCAAATTTAGAGCCAAAAAGCGTAGGTTACGTAAATGCTCATGCGACTGCGACAAAACATGGCGACATAGCCGAGAGTATCGCTACAAACGAGCTTTTTGGAGAGGGCATCGCTATTAGCTCGCTTAAAAGCTATCTTGGTCATACGCTTGGCGCTTGTGGAGGGCTAGAAGCGATCGCCTCTATCATGATGATGAGAGAAGAGCTATTTTTCCCAACTATAAATTTAAATGTGATCGATCTCGAGTGCGCAAAGCTAAACTATTTAAAAGAGCCAACTCCGATAAAAACGGACTTTGTTATGAGTAATAACTTTGCATTTGGTGGTGTAAATACATCTTTGATATTTAAAAGAGTTAAAAACATTTTTTAA
- a CDS encoding TPM domain-containing protein has translation MKKIFALLFFTFCFCFAINFKEQINDEAQIFSKNEKAELLSLVQNYEQNSTTQIAVVTLKSLENKSIEEISLEIARGYKLGQKQSSNGALLIIAPNERKVRIEVGYGLEGVLTDAMSSQIINDVIVPKIKQGDMGGGVIEGTKAIIKVASGEEFESVSDDEEIPFGIVAFFAGMISCFISGFLGKFFMRVGFSACFAGLISTVFEQFFGVENYFIVFVIVFVIFFIILKNAFKRNTQSKNTHSGFRRDRLDSNSSGSGHSSSSRGGGFSGGGGGFGGGGASGSW, from the coding sequence ATGAAGAAAATTTTTGCTCTTTTATTTTTTACATTTTGCTTTTGTTTTGCCATAAATTTTAAAGAGCAGATAAATGATGAGGCTCAAATTTTCTCTAAAAATGAGAAAGCTGAGCTTTTAAGCTTGGTGCAAAATTACGAGCAAAATAGTACGACGCAAATTGCTGTCGTGACACTTAAATCACTAGAAAATAAAAGCATAGAGGAGATCTCTCTTGAGATAGCTAGAGGCTACAAGCTGGGACAAAAACAAAGCAGTAATGGAGCGCTTTTAATAATCGCTCCAAACGAGAGAAAAGTGCGTATAGAAGTTGGCTATGGGCTTGAAGGCGTACTAACTGACGCTATGTCAAGCCAGATCATAAATGATGTGATAGTGCCTAAAATTAAGCAAGGCGATATGGGCGGTGGCGTCATAGAGGGCACAAAAGCTATCATAAAAGTGGCTAGTGGCGAAGAATTTGAAAGTGTGAGTGATGATGAAGAGATACCGTTTGGAATAGTTGCCTTTTTTGCTGGCATGATCTCGTGTTTTATCTCTGGCTTTTTAGGTAAATTTTTTATGCGAGTTGGCTTTAGTGCGTGTTTTGCAGGGCTGATATCTACGGTATTTGAGCAATTTTTTGGCGTGGAAAATTACTTCATTGTCTTTGTCATTGTGTTTGTAATATTTTTTATTATTTTAAAAAATGCTTTTAAAAGAAATACTCAAAGCAAAAATACACATAGTGGTTTTAGAAGAGATAGATTAGACTCAAATAGCAGTGGCAGTGGCCATTCAAGCAGTTCAAGAGGTGGTGGCTTTAGTGGCGGCGGAGGCGGTTTTGGCGGAGGAGGGGCGAGTGGCAGCTGGTAA
- a CDS encoding AMP-binding protein, with product MEFENSLKEFKFVDIDKNLYSQVGIFGANLKEYGVSEVEIYLSETFDFCVAFFGALAIGVRPILLAKPIFSSDKFNINDENFKNFLAPARNMEPKFNLNSTFFLQTSGSTGNSKNIPKRLGAMIEEGLFLKEELGVNESDTFFSSVSHQHMFGLTFKVFLPIISGAKVVSRELNYPEAIFELELENLSFVTSPVLLQTIVSSPRAAEISGLKNIICAGSALKSELRASIAKLSSARIIDIYGSTETGVVARNLGDELLLFSKVKAALSEDEALNVSSPWCEFFQTSDWAEIDGSRLTLKGRIDRIVKLNDKRVNLISIENKMLESGLLKDCYCDTHPKFKRLAALLELSEEGVKLFRNSGKKGVVARLNELLRPEFKNSVRYFKIVSSLCKNAQGKFLKANFKELLEKSEGPSWDKSSDGGVYKFKTKLSPALGIFTEHFPNLPLLPGFVQLDFVFKFARELGAEVGDQCVVENLKFLKFVRPNDELCIEISQKDEKVYFEIFCNGTKSAAGRIKLGL from the coding sequence ATGGAGTTTGAAAATAGTCTAAAAGAGTTTAAATTTGTTGATATTGATAAAAATTTATACTCACAAGTTGGTATTTTTGGGGCAAATTTAAAAGAATATGGCGTGAGTGAGGTAGAGATCTATCTAAGCGAAACCTTTGACTTTTGTGTCGCCTTTTTTGGAGCACTTGCGATCGGCGTGAGACCGATTTTGCTTGCAAAGCCCATTTTTAGTAGTGATAAATTTAATATCAATGATGAAAATTTTAAGAATTTTTTAGCTCCAGCCAGAAATATGGAGCCAAAATTTAATCTAAATTCTACTTTTTTTCTTCAAACTTCAGGCTCGACTGGAAATAGCAAAAATATCCCAAAAAGACTTGGTGCGATGATAGAAGAAGGGCTATTTTTAAAAGAAGAACTTGGAGTTAATGAAAGCGATACATTTTTTTCAAGCGTTTCACATCAGCATATGTTTGGCCTTACTTTTAAGGTATTTTTGCCCATCATCTCTGGTGCAAAGGTTGTTAGTAGGGAGCTAAATTACCCAGAGGCGATCTTTGAGCTAGAGCTTGAAAATTTAAGCTTTGTCACAAGCCCAGTCTTGCTTCAAACGATAGTTTCTAGCCCAAGAGCAGCTGAAATTTCAGGGCTAAAAAACATAATCTGTGCCGGCTCAGCCCTAAAGAGTGAGCTAAGAGCTAGCATAGCAAAACTAAGCAGTGCACGCATTATTGACATCTATGGCAGCACCGAAACTGGTGTAGTGGCTAGAAATTTAGGCGATGAGCTTTTGCTTTTTAGTAAGGTAAAAGCTGCTTTAAGCGAGGACGAGGCACTAAACGTGAGTTCGCCATGGTGTGAGTTTTTTCAGACTAGCGACTGGGCGGAGATAGATGGTAGCAGGCTCACGCTAAAAGGCAGGATCGATAGGATCGTTAAGCTAAATGACAAAAGGGTTAATCTAATAAGCATCGAAAATAAGATGCTTGAAAGTGGTCTTTTAAAAGACTGCTACTGCGACACGCATCCAAAATTTAAACGTTTAGCCGCACTTTTAGAGCTTAGTGAAGAGGGTGTGAAACTCTTTAGAAATAGCGGTAAAAAGGGCGTTGTAGCAAGGCTAAATGAGCTTTTAAGGCCTGAGTTTAAAAATAGTGTTAGGTATTTTAAAATCGTTAGCTCACTTTGTAAAAACGCTCAAGGGAAATTTCTAAAAGCAAATTTTAAAGAGCTTTTAGAAAAGAGCGAAGGACCCAGCTGGGATAAAAGTAGCGATGGCGGCGTCTACAAATTTAAAACAAAGCTTAGCCCAGCACTTGGTATTTTTACCGAACATTTTCCAAATTTACCGCTGCTACCTGGCTTTGTGCAACTAGATTTTGTATTTAAATTTGCAAGAGAGCTTGGCGCAGAAGTAGGCGATCAGTGCGTGGTGGAGAATCTGAAATTTTTAAAATTTGTAAGGCCAAATGACGAGCTTTGTATAGAAATTTCGCAAAAAGATGAGAAAGTTTATTTTGAGATATTTTGCAATGGTACTAAAAGTGCTGCTGGTAGGATAAAGCTGGGCTTATGA
- a CDS encoding acyl carrier protein codes for MSEKEIFEILKKALIDLFEIDESKIKPETRIYEDLQIDSIDAIDMIDYIKRQTGHRLMPEDFKNVKTLDDIVKAVAKKFEA; via the coding sequence ATGAGTGAAAAAGAAATTTTTGAAATTTTAAAGAAAGCCTTGATCGATCTTTTTGAGATAGATGAGAGCAAGATAAAGCCAGAGACTAGGATATATGAGGATTTGCAGATCGATAGCATCGACGCTATTGACATGATTGATTACATCAAACGTCAAACTGGGCATAGGCTGATGCCAGAGGATTTTAAAAACGTAAAAACGCTTGATGATATCGTAAAAGCTGTAGCAAAGAAATTTGAAGCATAA
- a CDS encoding phosphopantetheine-binding protein: MKELVNEIKELIITSLNLEDMKPSDIDENAPLFNDGLGLDSVDALELGLAVQKKYGLVLDSKSANLKEIFFSVSSLAKYIYENRK, encoded by the coding sequence GTGAAAGAGCTAGTTAATGAGATAAAAGAGTTGATCATCACAAGCTTAAATTTAGAGGATATGAAGCCAAGCGATATTGATGAGAATGCGCCACTTTTTAATGATGGACTTGGTCTTGATAGCGTCGATGCTTTAGAGCTTGGACTTGCGGTGCAGAAAAAATATGGCCTCGTGCTTGACTCAAAGAGCGCAAATCTAAAAGAGATATTTTTTAGCGTATCTTCTCTTGCAAAATACATTTACGAAAATAGGAAATAA